In a genomic window of Bacteroidales bacterium:
- a CDS encoding T9SS type A sorting domain-containing protein — MKTLLLFAMIALSIDAFAQNDQPTFGLQPTSSNPMEDIQNLNWKRGSKPPDIYCEFYSTQIINKQGLVQSSYVQIIDSIYYWELDTLSTGWINAFKVTNIIYDANNNPVSKLFKKWNGIDWDIDCRYTYTYDANNNWTSIAIQGWNGNTWVNDLLRNRTFDANNNTTSDLIQQWNDSTWWNFSQHICTYNANNNRTSDLYQQNWNGNTWGYGFLLTFIFDTNNNLTTYLYQTWDGNNLANVWQHIYTYDNNNNNTTELYQKWNGSDWVNNWQNTYYYDANNNQTGEILQNWQDSTWLTTHKRIYAYDANNNQTSILEQEWNGSDWSNTQQSIFTYDVNNNLTSEVVNHWDDNLWVIYSQSTKTYDANNNLTSELDQEWNDNNWINIRQSFSIYDDKNFTISTSYKRWDDTGSEITYGDSTHYYFHTVVGIDELPHSMESISVYPNPSSTTITVALPSTTPVNNTTLSIYNVSAQQVISQIIISPLTVIYIKTLPSGVYFARITTDRTVQVGKFVKQ; from the coding sequence ATGAAAACATTATTACTTTTTGCAATGATTGCATTATCAATTGATGCATTTGCCCAAAACGACCAGCCAACTTTCGGCTTACAACCCACATCATCCAATCCAATGGAAGATATTCAGAATTTGAATTGGAAGAGAGGATCGAAACCACCTGACATCTACTGTGAATTTTATTCTACACAGATTATTAATAAACAAGGACTCGTGCAGTCGTCATATGTTCAAATAATTGATAGTATCTACTACTGGGAATTGGATACGCTCTCCACTGGATGGATAAATGCATTTAAAGTCACTAATATAATTTATGACGCCAATAATAATCCAGTAAGCAAATTATTTAAAAAATGGAACGGTATCGACTGGGATATTGATTGTCGATATACTTACACTTACGATGCCAACAATAATTGGACAAGTATAGCAATACAAGGATGGAACGGCAATACGTGGGTGAATGACTTGCTAAGAAACAGAACCTTTGATGCCAACAATAATACGACAAGTGATTTAATACAACAATGGAATGACAGCACGTGGTGGAATTTTAGTCAACATATTTGTACATACAATGCCAACAATAATAGGACAAGTGATTTATATCAGCAAAACTGGAACGGCAACACGTGGGGTTATGGTTTTCTATTAACCTTTATCTTCGATACCAATAATAATCTAACAACATACTTATACCAAACTTGGGATGGTAATAATTTGGCGAATGTTTGGCAGCACATCTATACTTACGATAATAATAATAATAATACGACTGAATTATATCAAAAATGGAATGGCAGCGATTGGGTGAATAACTGGCAAAACACATATTACTACGACGCTAACAATAACCAGACAGGTGAAATATTGCAAAATTGGCAGGACAGCACTTGGCTGACAACTCATAAACGGATTTATGCCTACGATGCCAACAATAATCAAACAAGCATACTGGAACAAGAATGGAACGGCAGCGACTGGTCGAATACGCAGCAAAGCATTTTTACCTATGATGTTAACAATAACCTGACCAGTGAAGTAGTAAATCATTGGGATGACAACTTATGGGTAATTTACTCTCAGTCCACCAAAACTTACGATGCAAACAACAATCTGACCAGTGAATTAGACCAGGAATGGAACGACAATAACTGGATAAATATACGGCAATCATTTTCCATCTATGATGACAAGAATTTTACAATAAGTACTTCTTATAAACGGTGGGATGATACTGGCTCTGAAATAACCTATGGCGACAGTACCCATTATTATTTTCATACTGTTGTTGGCATTGATGAATTACCGCATTCTATGGAAAGCATATCTGTCTACCCCAATCCCTCTTCTACCACCATTACCGTAGCACTGCCTTCCACCACACCCGTCAATAACACAACCTTATCCATATACAACGTCAGCGCCCAGCAGGTCATATCCCAAATCATAATCTCACCGCTCACCGTTATTTATATCAAGACGCTCCCCAGTGGCGTATATTTTGCGCGGATCACAACTGACAGGACGGTGCAGGTGGGAAAGTTTGTGAAGCAATGA
- a CDS encoding four helix bundle protein yields MFDFEKLEVYQIVKSQNLKVLALISQSTLIDIYIKDQWKRASLSALLNLAEGTGRMSVQDKKHFYTIARGSVFECAAILDLLHEMKIIEDDSYTALYNGYEQCSKMLLAMYRSMDRQI; encoded by the coding sequence TTTGATTTTGAAAAATTAGAGGTTTATCAGATAGTAAAGAGTCAGAATCTCAAGGTTTTGGCGTTAATATCACAATCAACATTAATTGATATTTACATCAAGGATCAGTGGAAGAGAGCATCGCTTAGCGCACTGCTGAATCTTGCGGAAGGAACGGGAAGGATGTCAGTACAGGATAAAAAGCATTTTTATACGATTGCCAGGGGTTCGGTTTTTGAATGTGCTGCCATATTGGATTTACTTCATGAAATGAAAATTATAGAAGACGATTCATATACGGCTTTATACAATGGCTATGAGCAATGTTCCAAAATGCTACTGGCCATGTACCGATCAATGGATCGACAAATATAA